Within bacterium, the genomic segment ACGGGCGACACGCGCACGCCCGGACTGGTGATGGTGGTGGCGGGCCTGACCAACGCGGTCGGCGACCCGCTGCTCATCTTCGGCCTCGGGCCCTTTCCCGAGCTCGGCATCGAGGGCGCGGCCATCGCCACGGCCGTCAGCCGCGCGATCACCCTGGTCGCGGCGCTGTACGTGCTGGGGATCCGCGACCGCATGATCTCCCGCGAACGCCCGACCACGGCCGAGGGGCTGGCCAACTGGCGCCGGGTGCTGCACGTGGGCGTTCCGGCGGCCGGAACACGCATGGTGATGCCCGTGGGCGTGGGCGTCGTGACGCGGATGGTGGCGGGCTTCGGCCCGGCCGCGGTGGCGGCCTTCGGCGTGGGGTCGCGGGTGGGCATGCTCGTCTTCGCCGTGATCATGGCCCTGGGCGCGGCCCTGGTGCCCTTCGTGGGCCAGAACCTCGGCGCCCGGCGGCCCGACCGCGTGCGGCGGGCGGCCTGGTTCAGCGTGCGCTTCGGCGTGGGCTACGGGCTGGTCCTGTGGGTGCTCATGTTCGTGGCGGCGCGTCCCCTGGCGGGACTCTTCAGCGACCACGCCGACGTCGTCGACGCGGCGGCCCTCTACTTCCGCATCGTCCCGCTCGGCATGGTCTTCGCGGCCATCCTGGCCCTGACCGGCACCGTCCTGAACGGCATGCTCATGCCCCTGCGGGCGGCGCTGCTCTCGGCCCTGCAGATGTTCGGCCTCTACGTGCCGCTGGCCCTGCTGGGCGCCCGCTGGTTCGCCCTGCCCGGAATCTACTGGGCCTCGGTGGCGGCCTACGTGGTCGCCGGCATGCTGTCGCTGGTGGTGATGCGGCGGGCGCTGGCGGGCATCGGCGACCCGGCGCCTACGGCCGGACCGCCTGCCTGAACACCGCCCACACCGGAAAGTGGTCCGACGGGAAGCGGCCGTCCCGCGACGAGCGGTCGATGCCGGCGTCGCGGCAGGGCAGCTCCGGCGTGGCCAGGATCCAGTCGATGCGGGCCGGGCCCGCCTCCCCCTTGAAGCCGTGGAAGGTGCCTTCGCCTGGTCGGCGTTCGTCGCGGCCCGCGCAGGTGAAGGTGTCGGCGAGGCGCCCGTCGGCCGGCGCCAGGGCGGCGCGCACCGGACCGTCGGCCGGGGCGTTGAAGTCGCCGAGCACGATCGCGGCGTGCGGGCCCGCGATCGCCCCGACCCGCTCGCGCAGCAGGGCGGCGCTGTGGCGCCGGGCCTCTTCGCCCACGTGGTCGAAGTGGGCGTTGAAGACGAACAGGGTCTCGGGCGCCGCGACGCGGTCGCGCAGCTGCACCCAGGTGGCGATGCGG encodes:
- a CDS encoding endonuclease/exonuclease/phosphatase family protein; this translates as MGRTAYLLIWFCITTAATTAATAAAGVPAQAVPAPPTRDTTVLSFNIRYGRADDGPDSWPHRRELVCETIRAHAPAVFGVQECLVEQAAVLREAFPAYTFTGYGRDDGAEAGEMCALFVDRARYDVLDAGVFWLSETPAVVGSRGWDAALHRIATWVQLRDRVAAPETLFVFNAHFDHVGEEARRHSAALLRERVGAIAGPHAAIVLGDFNAPADGPVRAALAPADGRLADTFTCAGRDERRPGEGTFHGFKGEAGPARIDWILATPELPCRDAGIDRSSRDGRFPSDHFPVWAVFRQAVRP
- a CDS encoding MATE family efflux transporter, with the translated sequence MSRAANLITGPVGSRLLRMSGPMLMGLVAIMAFNLVDTFFLGRYGADELAAVSFTFPVVMTLGSVALGLGMGVTAVVSNAIGEGDAHRVARLTTDSLVLAVLVVVVFAGVGLLTVRPLFAAMGAEGHILDLVVRYMRIWYLSVGLVVIPMVGNSAIRATGDTRTPGLVMVVAGLTNAVGDPLLIFGLGPFPELGIEGAAIATAVSRAITLVAALYVLGIRDRMISRERPTTAEGLANWRRVLHVGVPAAGTRMVMPVGVGVVTRMVAGFGPAAVAAFGVGSRVGMLVFAVIMALGAALVPFVGQNLGARRPDRVRRAAWFSVRFGVGYGLVLWVLMFVAARPLAGLFSDHADVVDAAALYFRIVPLGMVFAAILALTGTVLNGMLMPLRAALLSALQMFGLYVPLALLGARWFALPGIYWASVAAYVVAGMLSLVVMRRALAGIGDPAPTAGPPA